ATGGGCACCCGTTCGATGCTTCAAAATAGAGATCGCCTTGCGTAGCCGCCCTTGCGCTTCAAAAAAGCGGATGAGTATCACCGAGTCCGCTATATAGGAAACGTTCAACCGGCTTGCCATGGAGCCGACCAGCCCGCTTTGCGGGGTAATCAAGAAGGTCACCACGCCTAACTGACTCAGGTAGGAAATAAGCTCGTGCATCTGCAGAATCAACTGCTGCTCCTGCGGCATCGCGGCCATATAGCCATTCAGGCTGTCGATTACCAGCATACGGCAAGCACGCTGCTCCACCTGGGCGCGGACCTTCCAGGCGAACTCGCCGGGCGAAATCTCCGCTGGATCAATTTGTTCTATCAGTAGTTGTCCATTTTCCAGGTACTGGCTCAAATTCAGACCCATGCTATCGGCCCGATTAATCAGGGTCGCGACGCGCTCGTCAAATTCGTAGATTGTGCAGTTTTCACCGCGCCGACAGGCTGCGGCCAGATAGACCAGCGCCAAAGTGGTTTTGCCTGAACCAGGCGGACCCGTGACCAGCGTACTGGTGCCCCGCATGGGTCCGCCCACCAGCAGGTTGTCCAGTTCAGGAATGCCGCTGTCCACGGTTTCGGCGGTAAACTCCACATGATGCCGAGCAGCGACCAGGCGCGGATAAACTTCAACCCCGCCTTTGCGAATGGTGAAATCATGGTAGCCCGCGACAAAATCGAGACCCCGTAACTTCTGCACCTGCAGGCGTCTGCGCGCAGCGCCGAAATCCAGCGTCAGGCGCTCCAGAGTGACAACGCCGTGACACAAGCTATGCAGATGGTTGTCGCGCTCACCGTGCGATGTGGTCAGGTCATCTACCATCATTACAGTAATCGCCCGCCCAGCAAAAAACTGCTTCAATGCCAACACCTGACGCCTGTAGCGCAGAGAATCCTGGGCCAGCAGGCGCATTTCGGACAGGCTGTCGAACACCAGGCGGGTGGGCTTCAGTTCTTCAACACGCTGTTGAATCAGCTTGATGGTATCGCCCAGTTCGGCTTCCCAGGGATGCAGAATTGACTGTTCGTAGGCCTCACCAAAAACGCCTTCAGTGGAGGACAGTTCAAACAGGTCAATGCCGTCCAGAGTCCAGCCGTGCGAATGCGCAACGCTCTCAAGCTCTTCGCTGGTTTCCGATAGGGTGATGTACAGGACCGACTCGCCAGAGGCGACGCCATCGAGCAGAAACTGCAGGCCCAAGGTGGTCTTGCCAGACCCTGGGGTGCCTTCGAGCAAGTAGAGACGGTTGCTGGGCAACCCGCCTTTGAGGATTGAATTAAAACCATCATTGCCGGTTGAGACGATTGGGCGCGTATGTGGCATTTTTATCCTTTACGGGGAAAGTTTCAGTCCGCCAAAGCCCTTTTCCTTCACATATCATGGTGCCTAAAGCGGTCGTTGTTTTTTGGATGCCAAATCGGGTAAGGAGTTCAGCGCGACTCATGCGCGTCAATGTTGCTCTGCCTTGGCAGTATGAATTGTAGAAACCGCTCTTCCGCTACGGCGGGGCTGAATAAATAACCTTGATAGGCATGGCAGTCCTGCTGTTGGAGAAAGGCCAGCTGTTCGGCGGTTTCAACTCCTTCGGCGATCAATTCCAGCTTCAGGCTTCTAGCCATGGCGATAATGGCACGGACAATTTCCGCATCATTACCTTCCTGCGCGCAGTCGTGAATAAAGGATTGGTCGATCTTCAGCAGGTCTACCGGTAAGCGCTTGAGGTAACTGAGCGAGGAGTAGCCGGTGCCAAAATCGTCAATCGCGAAGCGAATACCCATGGCGCGCAATTCGTGCATTTTGCTGACGGTGTCCTTGATATTCTGAATGACCATGCTTTCGGTGATTTCCAGCTTCAGGCAGTGGGCAGGAATGCCGCATTCGCGTACGGCGGCGTCTACCTGCGCAACGAAGTCACTCTGACGAAACTGTCGGGGGCTGATATTTACGCTCAGGCTGAACGAGTCAGGGGCGACTTTGCACTCGCCCAGCAGCCGGGCGATAAAGTGGCAGGCTTGCACCAGTACCCAGTGACCGGCTTGCAGAATCATGCCGCTTTCTTCCAGCACGTGCATAAAGGAGCCTGGCCCAATCAGCCCCTTGTC
This genomic stretch from Halopseudomonas pelagia harbors:
- a CDS encoding ATPase domain-containing protein, which encodes MPHTRPIVSTGNDGFNSILKGGLPSNRLYLLEGTPGSGKTTLGLQFLLDGVASGESVLYITLSETSEELESVAHSHGWTLDGIDLFELSSTEGVFGEAYEQSILHPWEAELGDTIKLIQQRVEELKPTRLVFDSLSEMRLLAQDSLRYRRQVLALKQFFAGRAITVMMVDDLTTSHGERDNHLHSLCHGVVTLERLTLDFGAARRRLQVQKLRGLDFVAGYHDFTIRKGGVEVYPRLVAARHHVEFTAETVDSGIPELDNLLVGGPMRGTSTLVTGPPGSGKTTLALVYLAAACRRGENCTIYEFDERVATLINRADSMGLNLSQYLENGQLLIEQIDPAEISPGEFAWKVRAQVEQRACRMLVIDSLNGYMAAMPQEQQLILQMHELISYLSQLGVVTFLITPQSGLVGSMASRLNVSYIADSVILIRFFEAQGRLRKAISILKHRTGAHEDAIREIRIDSKGVRVGQPLVNFRGVLTGTPEFQGDEPALMEERTRDE